The window CCAATGTCGGTCTTAAgctcatatgaaaaaaaataaaggattGCGTTAGGTCACTAACAACTAGTGTAGAACTATGTTAGATCTTATGAACataaattttaattgatttaaATATGAAGCTAGGTTATTATCTGGAAGTAAAACGAGACACTTTTACTATCTAAGTATCTTAAATTACAAATGATTAGCTAAAAGATTGCATGAAAGCTGCTCATCACATCAACGTCCAAATGTGGTGCCTAAGCAAAAATTCTCTTATTGTTTTGGACCATAGAGTAAAAAAGTTAGTCATAGTGTTAGATTAGTAAAGAATACATATTATTTTCTTATCAGAAACTAAGTAGGTAGGGAAAAAGTTGAGAGAGATTGATAATAttggatttaaaatttgatatattaaaaaaggTAAACACATAAATTATATAGAAATTATCATTTATAAGGATCTTAAGAATAATATTATAGATGTAAAAAGATTTAAAGATATAATTATAGTTCTATAATTTGTAAAATGATAAGATGCTTTGATTATCATTAATACTTATGTCCTTGAAGTCGAATTAGATGATCAAACAAATAAAAATTTTTATAAAGActtaaataatataatttaaggaatgctcataattaaaaaaaCTTATTGTAATACCTCATATTAGTCCCATATTGGAagtaaagaaaattaaaattaatttataagggTCTAAtagatatataaaaattaattttaaattaaggcATGATGAGCGGCACAATAGAAAAACGATTACTTTTGggttatataatttttatgataagtatgataagatataaagtttatgataatttttataataaattaggttagtgaaaaaatatatatgaaattaataaaattaaaaaaagaaaatataggaaTTTAGGTAATATTAAATGCATTAAAGACATAGATTAAAtaatacttgttaatgataatgagattaataaaaataaaaaaaatatttttataaattatttaatgaatatttcacaCATGGcttagatttaatgataaataatattgatagatttaataattatatatttattcataaaattagacCTAATGAAATAAAAGAAGTATTAAATAAGATAAAAATAGTTAAAAGTGTGGGATTGATAGTATCTCTATTGAGGTATGAATATGTTTAGTTAACACAAGAGTAATTtagttaataaaattatttaataaaattataagattcaaAATGATACCCGATGAATAGATAAAGAGTTTTGTAGTATCAATCTACAAAAATAAGGATGACatacaaaattattcaaattatagaggaattaaagTCATGAGTCATACCGTGGAACTTTAGAAAGAGTTATTGAAAGTAAGATAAAGTTTAAAATAAATATCTTTGAAAAAATAATTTGGTTTTGTGCTTGAAAGATGAAACATAAAAGCTATTTATTCATTAAGATAGTTAATAAAAATGTATAgggagaaaaaaattatatatatattttttacttaaagAAAGCCTATGTTAGGattcctagagatttattatgataggttttagagaaaaaaaatgtatcaactaattatattaatattattaaagatatgtatgataatatagCTACTAGTGTTATAATTATGGAAGTTATATAATGAGTATGTTATTAACATAGAATTACACTAAGAATCAACATTACATCTCCATATTTTCATATTGATAATGGATAAATTTATTAGTCACTTATATAATAGATCTCCATAGTGTATGTTATTATAAACTTGAGCTACAGAGACAAACTCCACAAACTAAAAGTTTTAGACTAAATAggactaaaattgaatatataaaatataattttagtgattctagaaatagacaagagaatatagttaaattggatgaACAAAAAGtctcattaaataaaaataatagatatcttgaatcaattattcaacaaaataagagattcataaagataTTATTTAGAGTAAAAATATGATGGTTAAAATGCTGAGAGGTGTTAGGAATCTTGTATAATCATTGGATACCTTTGAGattcaaaaagatatatataatacattTGTGAGATTACTAATGCCTTGTGAATCTGAGTGTTGGACagttaagaaaaaatatatacaaaaaatttatgttatcgagataagaatattgagatggacgtataaagttattagaaaaaaaaagaaaaaaatacttttatttgtAAATAACTATGTATCACTTAGATAGTGTATAAGataagagaaaatcatttaagatggtataaACATATGCTAACAAGATATCCGGATGCAGTGAtcaaaagaggtgaaataattaatattagtggtatgAGAAGAAATAGAGGAAGACTTAAAAAGACCTTAATGAAAaccataaataaagatttaagtatctTAAATGTAActcaatatatgattttttaatatgTCTATGATgataaaagatccatataactGATGACGCTAAATAGTTAGGACTTGTGACTTTGttggtgttgttgttgttgtatcctTATCAAACAATGATATTTCGCATATTGAACCCCGTATTGAGTGTTGATTATATTAATATACACCGATCAATACCAATGCCTTGGAAGAAAGAAGAACGAGAAAAGAAACTTAAGACaaaggaagaagaagcagaagaagaagaaggaaggaaggaggaagaagaagaagaagaggtggcgGTAGTGGAGGAAGAAAAAAGTAGGAGGAGAAAGTGAAGACAGTGGAGTtgtgaaggaagaagaggaggcgggAGGTGTACTCGAGAGATGAGAAATATTGAACGATAGCGGCAGGAAGGTAGGCAGCATCGAATGGTAGTGGCTCGGGAGCGATTCCATGCTTCTCGCGTGCGGAGAACTATAATTTTTCTAATGGGTTGGACCAAGCCATCCGAAATAGGAGGTCCGATCCAGACCTAGATGGGTACCTACCGTCTATTTAGTACTTATATGAGTAAAATTAGAGAACCATGATTCATATTATTTTCCCAGTGTAACTTAAAACTAACCATGGTTCATATTATTATCCTTTGCATTATGTTTTGACTTGCCAGCACACTGCTTTGGTATCATCTATTGTTGTCTGAGCACCGACAACAAATTTTTTGCACGTAGTAATAACCAAAACGTTCTTAAGGTTGTACAGAATTTTTAATAGATTTGTTCGTCATAAAACATAGCAATCGATAGCAACTCCGAATGTTAGAGAAAAACCTTACGCTATAGATTGAGTTGTCTTCTGTAATCAATGATCTGTTCAAGCAGATTGCCTTTTTATATCGTGAGCTCTTCTGTTACATTCCTGTTAGTGCTTTGAGCTTTTACAGCTACTCGATCTTTCAAACTCGTTCACTTTTTGTGTAATTCTTTAGTTTGCTTCACTATTGGTTTAGGAACTTGGCAGATCTATTTTCGGATGTTTAATATCTTACATTGTTTCTTTACGTAGAACAGAAGTCTCTAAACCAAAGGATCATTGTCAATGGTGAGCACCATTCTTCTCGGGTTTTCATTAGTTTGTATTTCATTCTTTCTACATCAAACTCAATTTCTGTCAATGGCGTGAGTCATGATGTTATCTCGATTGGGCCACCGAGTTATCGTGCAGGTTTGGACCGAATCGAGTTAGAGAGagagtcagagagagagagagagagatgattttatgaagccTCGGGATGACATagaatgtgaatatatatatacctcccccttctctctctctctctctctgtgttggaTCTGTTGGCCAGCAGCTTACTGAGGCCCAAATGCGAGGGCTCTATAAGCCTCCATGCAAATGATACACACGTAAAGCATCCGGCCGTGGCCGATTGGAGGTTCCTATTCTCTATTATGGCGTGGATGAATAATGCAATGCCGCCTTGGCGCCCATTAGAACAGATAATATATTTACCCTGGCTGACTTCAAAGCTCGGGCCTTATCTTTATCGGAATGGGAGCAACTTAGAAGGATCAGAGATAGATAGATGTGTGCAGTTTCTTTCTTGCCCATAGTCGGTCTAATACTTAAGAAACTGATCATTTAATTATAGACGCCTTTAGAAGTCGATGGTCGGAGCGGGTTCAATTATTGGAGGACTATCATTGTGGATGGTGGTTCATCCTACATTTTGGCTTCTTGAACGAATTCCCTGTTTCTTTAATACGCCGTCTACTTGCTGGATATCTAATTAATGCCTGTTTGCCTGCTCGTTTCAGATTCTTTCTGTCCTCTTTCTGCTACAGACATGCTGGTGATGGCTGTCGCACCCATTTCTGCATGAGTTTGCTAATAGGTTTTAGCCGGAATGAATATTCATGCGCATGGAATGATTGCGAGCTCAAAAGGTGGACAGCCATTTGTCTTGTATAATTCGAGCGAGGTCTCCGATGAGTTGCGATGGCTACATACCAAGCTTTCCGGGAAGGGAAAGGAGCAGCAGCGTATTCTGCAGCGCGAGGTGCAGAAAACATGGCGTGTCACCAACTTCAGCCCGTCGAGCTTGACGAGCAAAGACAGAGGGAAGCCCACGGCGTCTGTGTGCGTCCCGTAATGCATTCATAAGTGTTCATATTATTTTTCATGTAAggaaaaaaatatctaaaatgtgTTTTCTTGGTCAAAGTAAACTCTGCCTTTCGGAGACGGTATAATAGACGATAAGTTAGAGAACTCGCTGGCAATTTTATATTGGACGGAACGCTGTCTGTCTCTCATCGGTGCGAAATCGAGACTCTATATTTCCGAAGGGCCAAATAGCGATACAAGGACTGGTGTGGAGACGGTGCCAGAATCCTACCATTATTTGCCCCCTCTCTCCCTCCTCTCTCCTTCTGTGTGCGGGCGCAGAAAATCCACAAGGACAAGATCTTCGAGGAGGTACCATGGATGAACTCGAGAGTCGGACATAATTGCCAGTCACCGGAGCGGAAAAAGAGAACCACACAGCGGCCGTGGTCCATCGGACGAGTCAGCTTCAGCTATATGAAAGCAATACCACCATCCTGAGGCCATTTTGGAAGGGGAACTAACTCTCTTCTGTTTCTCCGCCTCCCTGCCTGGAAGAGCTCCTCTTATTTTCGAGTGCACGGTAACTTTGCTTCTGTTCAGATTTCTTCTCTCGGAGCCAGCTGCAATTTTCTGTTCCTGAAGCTGTGCTCATCTTTTCTCCCGGTGGTGGTCGCTGCAGAAGCTCCGGGCAAGCTTGAGAGATCAGTATACGAAGCAGCTTTGAAGATTCGGAATGGTGCACGAGGGAGAAGAAGAAACTCGGATGGCAAATTATAGAGTCGGTGAAACTGGCCTTTCTGATTCTGGACCTTCAACTCGATCAGTCGCTGATGGAATTCATGGCACCACTCCTCAAGCTGCGACTAATTTCTTGTACTGTTCCTAAAATTTTCTGCTTGTAGTctttgctcctcctcctcctcatcatcttcttcttcttcgaggcTTATTTTAATGATTTATGCTTATAGTTTCCGGCTGGATCTCATCCTTTGCCCCAATATCATGCAAGCTTTACACATCGTCGCAGAGTTATCATATTTGCTTTGCTAATCGACCGCCTTTAATTGGAATAGCACCACCTTTTCCAAGCACCTATTTCCCAAGTGGGctctttattatgttatatcccaTTCTTATTGTGCTACACCTCTGCACACCAATTTCACAAAGCTTTGGCCTGATCCGTACATGTACTCTTCTCAGTTCCTCGTATCTCTACCTCCTCTTTCCTCCGCTCACTGTTTCCTCTTCCCTGTCTGCATAAAAAGTAGCAGCAGTTTCAGTTTGCTTTTCTTCCTGTTCTAAATCGTAATCGATGAGTTAGATGGACTTGTGTTGCCCGAACAGTGATCAGGAAGGAGCTGCCTACTTTGGGGAGTTGGAAAAGGCTCTCATGCAGGGAGTAGACGGCATAAGAGAAACCGAAGAAGACACAAAGGGTGGGccttcttctctctttcctttCTCGTTTGGTTCTCTCCCAACTCTAACCACATCAACCACAGACACGTCTTGGTTGATCGCATGTTCAAGTTCGTTGAAGCGTTCTATAACTCTTTGCATTTGCTACCTCTTCAAGAACTAATACCTGCTCCTCTATTTTCTCCTCATACTTGGAGCTTTCTTTAATCTGCCGCATCTCCCGTTCCTGCAGCCTTTTTCGCAACCAGGCCAGCGACACTTGAGATCTTCCCATCATGGCCAATGAGATCCCAGCAAACTCCCAGAGTAAGGTCTTGCCTTCTTGACTTGGGTTTACGGTGTAGAAATACCTTTAAGATAGACCAGAAGAAGAAGGAGCTGGTTGACTGCTCCGTTTAGGCTTTATGGCTCCTGCTTTGTACCCACCAGGGGAAGACACGATCGGCAAACAGCACCGATCTAGGCTCGGCTCAAGACACCACCACATCTCATCTAGGATCAGACTCTACAGCAAGCAGAAGGGCTTCTTCGGACCAGTCTGCTGACCAGGAGCAggcgatgatgacgatgatgatcgcAGGCGACGGCTCTATCACAGGAACGACACCAACTTCTCAACTCGCATCCCAAGAGAAGGTACCGTTTGATTGCTTTATTAAGCAGTAGCAGTAGCATAGCAGTAGCTCGATTCCCGAGATAAGAAACGAACAACCTGGGCCTTTCACCTCCTCAACTGCATCGACTCTAGGTTCTTGCTGAAGCCTCAGATCATTGCAACCGGATACTTGACCGACGACCATCCTATAACAACAGCATAATGTCAAAACGGATCCCAGCAAGACCTACCAAGCTTGACTTTTTTCACCTTCATAAACTCAGGTCTTCATCCGTTTTTCTCACGGATCATGCGGTTTGAGTTCTGACATGACCTGGCCCATCGCCTATACTGTAGCGTTTGCATCTTTATCAGCTCCAATCATAgaattattatatatgtatatatatatatatatgtatttgcctTTTGAACTTGCACAATGATAAGTATGCTGGTCTCTGTTGTTATCTTATCTTCGCTGCTCTTTTGACTTCAAGCCAAACTACGAattttatattgcatgttgcagAGAAAGATGACTGGTTCAGCTGCAGGAAAAGATGGAAAGAAACTTGATGCtaaggttctctctctctctctctctctctctctcgtgtgcgTGCCTGCGCTGATCATGCTAACCTGGATTCATGTTCTTAAGAGTGCCAAACATGGAGTGGTTCCTTTAAAGATCATCAATCGAAGTAAAATATAACCCTGCAAAGGAAAGAAGCTGTTCATATGTTTTCTTtctcaaaaagaagaaagaaacactGTTACAAAAAAGCTGACTTAAATATATCTGAACTCGGAGATTTaagtgcttttcttttctttagagGAATTCGTTTATTAATGATCGACTTGCATATCAGACGTTAAGACGCCTAGCTCAAAATCGAGAGGCAGCAAGAAAGAGCCGGCTGAGGAAAAAGGTGCACTCAAATCTCAAATCTCCCATAGGCGACAATGCCATATGTGTATATTGTAACGATCTGATGCACCAAACTGCCCTGAATAAAACAGGCTTACGTGCAACAATTAGAGTCCAGTAGAATTAGACTTCAGCAGTTAGAGCACGATCTCCAGCGAGCAAGATCACAGGTTCAATTTTACTCTGATGATTAAAACTTTTAATTGATTCTTCTCTCCTTTGTTTTCCCTTTGTTATTATCTGCCTTtttcagacagtgattccattaTGTTGTTTGTTCGGTGTCAGGGTCTCTTCTTAGGAGTGGCAGGCAGCGCAAATGGAGCTGTCACTTCCGGTAATAAGCTATTTGTTTCCTCGCTTGCTGGCTTTCAGAGGTGGTTTTTTGGTGGATCTTATCGTTCTTCTTGTGCTGGCCATAACCGGAGCTTTCCGCGCTGCAGGCGCAGCGATGTTTGACGTGGAATATGCTCGATGGCTGGACGAGAACTGCAAGCACATGTCCGACCTTCGAGGTGCAATGCAGGCTCACCTCCCCGACGGCAATCTTGGTGTAATCGTAGATCAATGCATCGCGAACTACGATGAGCTCTTCCGTCTGAAAGAAATTGTTGCGAAATCCGACGTATTCCACCTCTTGAATGGTACATGGATGACTCCAGCGGAGCGCTGTTTCCTGTGGATGGGTGGGTTTAGGCCCTCTGAGCTCCTCGAGGTATGAGATCCACCATTACGTGTTGTGACAGATTTGTCTTAGAGTCGTAATATGGAAATGGGGTAGGCTTATCTACGCAACTCTCATTCGACTCTTGTTTGGTTGTTGATGAGCTCGGCAGATACTGATGCCTCATCTTGATCCATTGACGGAGCAACAGCTACTGGTGATCGGCAACCTGCGGCTCTCGTCGCGGCAGGCGGAGGAGGCTCTCTCGCAGGGCCTCGAGCAGCTTCACCGGTCTTTGTCTGACACCGTCACCGGCGATTCTCTCAGCGACGGCGTCGATGTCGGAAATTACATGGGCCACATGGCTCTTGCACTGGGGAAGCTGGCCAACCTCGAAGGATTCGTCCGCCAGGTTTCTACTTCGCATTCTCCGAGTCTTCCTATAAGCAAAACACATGCCTCCATAAACAACAGCCGAAACACACCGTTGTCTTTTAAGACTTTCTATAAGCACACCAATGAAcc of the Musa acuminata AAA Group cultivar baxijiao chromosome BXJ3-2, Cavendish_Baxijiao_AAA, whole genome shotgun sequence genome contains:
- the LOC135582710 gene encoding transcription factor TGA2.2-like isoform X1, producing MVHEGEEETRMANYRVGETGLSDSGPSTRSVADGIHGTTPQAATNFFDQEGAAYFGELEKALMQGVDGIRETEEDTKAFFATRPATLEIFPSWPMRSQQTPRGKTRSANSTDLGSAQDTTTSHLGSDSTASRRASSDQSADQEQAMMTMMIAGDGSITGTTPTSQLASQEKRKMTGSAAGKDGKKLDAKRNSFINDRLAYQTLRRLAQNREAARKSRLRKKAYVQQLESSRIRLQQLEHDLQRARSQGLFLGVAGSANGAVTSGAAMFDVEYARWLDENCKHMSDLRGAMQAHLPDGNLGVIVDQCIANYDELFRLKEIVAKSDVFHLLNGTWMTPAERCFLWMGGFRPSELLEILMPHLDPLTEQQLLVIGNLRLSSRQAEEALSQGLEQLHRSLSDTVTGDSLSDGVDVGNYMGHMALALGKLANLEGFVRQADNLRQQTLHQLRRNLTIKQAARCFLAIGEYYTRLRALSSLWASRPRQSLIVHDSVVSSATDLQIVHQPLQNHFTSF
- the LOC135582710 gene encoding transcription factor TGAL5-like isoform X2 encodes the protein MVHEGEEETRMANYRVGETGLSDSGPSTRSVADGIHGTTPQAATNFFDQEGAAYFGELEKALMQGVDGIRETEEDTKAFFATRPATLEIFPSWPMRSQQTPRGKTRSANSTDLGSAQDTTTSHLGSDSTASRRASSDQSADQEQAMMTMMIAGDGSITGTTPTSQLASQEKRKMTGSAAGKDGKKLDAKTLRRLAQNREAARKSRLRKKAYVQQLESSRIRLQQLEHDLQRARSQGLFLGVAGSANGAVTSGAAMFDVEYARWLDENCKHMSDLRGAMQAHLPDGNLGVIVDQCIANYDELFRLKEIVAKSDVFHLLNGTWMTPAERCFLWMGGFRPSELLEILMPHLDPLTEQQLLVIGNLRLSSRQAEEALSQGLEQLHRSLSDTVTGDSLSDGVDVGNYMGHMALALGKLANLEGFVRQADNLRQQTLHQLRRNLTIKQAARCFLAIGEYYTRLRALSSLWASRPRQSLIVHDSVVSSATDLQIVHQPLQNHFTSF
- the LOC135582710 gene encoding transcription factor TGA2.2-like isoform X3 yields the protein MANEIPANSQSKGKTRSANSTDLGSAQDTTTSHLGSDSTASRRASSDQSADQEQAMMTMMIAGDGSITGTTPTSQLASQEKRKMTGSAAGKDGKKLDAKRNSFINDRLAYQTLRRLAQNREAARKSRLRKKAYVQQLESSRIRLQQLEHDLQRARSQGLFLGVAGSANGAVTSGAAMFDVEYARWLDENCKHMSDLRGAMQAHLPDGNLGVIVDQCIANYDELFRLKEIVAKSDVFHLLNGTWMTPAERCFLWMGGFRPSELLEILMPHLDPLTEQQLLVIGNLRLSSRQAEEALSQGLEQLHRSLSDTVTGDSLSDGVDVGNYMGHMALALGKLANLEGFVRQADNLRQQTLHQLRRNLTIKQAARCFLAIGEYYTRLRALSSLWASRPRQSLIVHDSVVSSATDLQIVHQPLQNHFTSF